One part of the Mycobacterium marinum genome encodes these proteins:
- a CDS encoding alpha/beta fold hydrolase, with the protein MPIATINGQKIHYTDAGAGPPVIATHATLMDLISLEPVTTKLVDAGYRVIAFDLRGHGETVYDRQPYTYVDVAGDVIGLADYLGVDRFIFVAEGQGAVVALRTALLAPQRVRALALIGPTAEAALDGENAALTAAMEIWCTQGPLPDIYRPTAAMATPTPDAADALMERWRCSAWREYRAAADALATRPTFIAELSTVACPALVVHSTQDVFVPMFLGKEVADSLGGPTAFVPVDTGHHAITCAFHPQIGAEILAWLPSVEDHPE; encoded by the coding sequence GTGCCGATAGCGACGATCAACGGGCAGAAGATCCACTACACAGATGCCGGCGCCGGTCCACCGGTGATTGCGACTCACGCGACACTCATGGATCTGATCTCGCTTGAGCCGGTGACAACAAAGCTGGTCGACGCCGGCTACCGCGTGATTGCTTTCGACCTGCGCGGGCACGGAGAGACCGTCTACGACCGGCAGCCCTACACGTACGTGGATGTTGCCGGCGATGTGATCGGCCTGGCGGACTATCTCGGCGTCGACCGGTTCATTTTCGTAGCGGAGGGCCAAGGCGCGGTAGTTGCCTTGCGTACAGCGCTGCTTGCGCCGCAGCGGGTACGCGCCCTGGCGCTCATTGGACCGACCGCGGAAGCGGCATTGGACGGAGAGAATGCGGCCCTAACCGCAGCCATGGAAATCTGGTGCACACAAGGTCCGCTGCCAGACATTTACCGGCCAACCGCGGCCATGGCCACACCAACACCTGATGCGGCAGACGCGTTGATGGAACGGTGGCGGTGCAGCGCTTGGCGTGAATACCGGGCCGCCGCCGACGCGCTGGCCACACGACCGACGTTTATCGCTGAACTATCCACCGTCGCCTGTCCGGCCCTGGTTGTTCACTCGACGCAGGACGTTTTCGTTCCCATGTTCCTTGGCAAAGAGGTTGCCGATAGCCTGGGCGGCCCGACCGCCTTCGTTCCCGTCGATACCGGACACCACGCGATAACCTGCGCCTTCCACCCCCAGATCGGCGCCGAAATCCTGGCGTGGCTACCCAGCGTCGAGGATCACCCCGAGTAG